In a genomic window of Pseudomonas putida:
- a CDS encoding NnrS family protein, giving the protein MGKLPSAPLFSLGFRPFFLAGAAFAALAVAIWALWLYGRLPGAQPVGGMLAWHRHEMPFGFAVAIIAGFLLTAVPNWTGRPGLKGWPLIGLVLVWLLARLAWLMPIPPGLLLILQLPLLPLLAVVLGRDLIAAGKRENYPILLMVSLLAGCQVMTLCGIWTDDAGLQRRGVLAALWLVGAMMTVIGGRVIPFFIQRGLNRPAAPAASPWPTRILLVSSLLAALSFALGLNEVPRLWLTALFVLMSGLHLLRLWRWHDRGMWRVPLLWSLYLSCTWLLVAAFGMALWHAGLMPQQSLATHSLAVGGVGGLVLAMIARVSLGHTGRPLLPSKAIVAGFALVLLAGLSRVLLVPFSGIGLGLSAVLWCAAFGLFLLRYTDMLLKPRA; this is encoded by the coding sequence ATGGGCAAGCTACCTTCGGCACCTCTCTTCAGTCTTGGCTTTCGCCCGTTCTTTCTGGCGGGGGCCGCGTTTGCCGCACTGGCGGTGGCGATCTGGGCGCTGTGGCTGTATGGCCGCTTGCCCGGTGCGCAGCCGGTGGGTGGCATGCTGGCCTGGCATCGCCATGAAATGCCGTTCGGTTTTGCCGTGGCGATCATTGCCGGGTTCCTGCTGACTGCGGTACCCAACTGGACCGGTCGGCCGGGGCTCAAGGGTTGGCCGCTGATCGGGCTGGTGCTGGTCTGGCTGCTGGCGCGGCTGGCCTGGCTGATGCCGATTCCTCCCGGGTTGCTGCTGATCCTGCAACTGCCATTGCTGCCGCTGCTGGCCGTCGTCCTCGGGCGCGACCTGATCGCTGCCGGCAAGCGCGAAAACTACCCGATTCTGTTGATGGTCTCGTTGCTGGCCGGATGTCAGGTCATGACCCTGTGCGGCATCTGGACCGACGATGCCGGCCTGCAACGTCGTGGTGTGCTGGCCGCGCTGTGGCTGGTGGGCGCGATGATGACTGTGATTGGTGGCCGGGTGATTCCGTTCTTCATCCAGCGTGGCCTGAATCGCCCGGCAGCGCCTGCGGCCAGCCCATGGCCGACCCGGATCCTGTTGGTCAGCAGCTTGCTGGCAGCGCTGAGCTTTGCCTTGGGCCTGAATGAGGTTCCCCGCCTTTGGCTGACGGCGCTGTTTGTGCTGATGAGCGGCTTGCACCTGCTGCGGTTGTGGCGCTGGCACGATCGCGGAATGTGGCGCGTGCCGTTGTTGTGGTCGCTTTACCTGTCCTGCACCTGGCTGCTGGTCGCGGCGTTCGGCATGGCGTTGTGGCACGCCGGGTTGATGCCGCAGCAAAGTCTGGCCACTCATTCACTGGCGGTCGGTGGTGTGGGCGGGCTGGTGCTGGCGATGATTGCCCGAGTCAGCCTGGGCCATACCGGGCGCCCATTGTTGCCGTCGAAAGCAATCGTCGCGGGGTTTGCCCTGGTGCTGCTGGCAGGCCTGTCACGGGTGTTGCTGGTGCCGTTTTCCGGAATTGGCCTGGGCTTGTCGGCGGTGCTTTGGTGTGCGGCGTTCGGTCTGTTCCTGCTGCGCTATACCGACATGCTGCTTAAACCACGGGCATAG
- a CDS encoding (2Fe-2S)-binding protein — MLTLNINGKDQELDVPADMPLLWVLRDVAHLTGTKFGCGMAQCGACTVHVDGAPLRSCITPATAVAHGQKILTIEGLSLDGSHPVQKAWAELDVVQCGYCQSGQIMSAAALLAKIPQPTDSDIDQALSGNICRCGTYPRIRAAVKRAAQLV, encoded by the coding sequence ATGCTGACCCTCAATATCAATGGCAAGGACCAGGAACTGGATGTCCCCGCGGACATGCCGTTGCTGTGGGTCCTGCGCGATGTCGCGCACCTGACCGGGACCAAGTTCGGCTGTGGCATGGCCCAGTGCGGCGCTTGTACCGTGCATGTCGACGGTGCACCGCTGCGGTCCTGCATCACACCTGCCACGGCCGTGGCCCATGGCCAGAAAATCCTCACCATCGAAGGCCTGTCGCTGGACGGTTCGCACCCGGTGCAAAAAGCCTGGGCCGAGCTGGATGTGGTGCAGTGCGGCTACTGCCAGTCCGGGCAGATCATGTCGGCGGCGGCCTTGCTGGCGAAGATCCCGCAGCCGACTGACAGCGATATCGATCAGGCGCTGTCGGGCAATATCTGCCGCTGCGGCACCTATCCCAGAATTCGCGCCGCGGTCAAACGCGCGGCGCAACTGGTTTGA